A stretch of Shewanella dokdonensis DNA encodes these proteins:
- a CDS encoding alpha/beta fold hydrolase encodes MQQQQLTDTTALTQFWQQVTQSRLVIDEHLSLAYCFIQHPESDKAIVLSNGRVESYLKYQETLYDFYQQGYSVYAIDHIGQGLSSRLTSNPHKGHIDRFSRYVDHLQLFIDTVVKPAKHAQLFLVGHSMGSAIGTLYLQRHPEVFSAAVFCAPMYGIKLPLPRRFILWLAKLLHRYDSGQEPNYVLGGHNYRAVAFNKNQLTHCQIRYNRLLQLYQQYPQIQLGSPTNQWLLESLMASEHARQIAAANHTTPLLILQAGNDQIVDNNAQQGALGAKTQLVVIANAYHELFIEKDDYRDAALQQLFQFIEQHTRHQV; translated from the coding sequence ATGCAGCAACAGCAGTTAACAGATACCACCGCTTTGACACAATTCTGGCAACAGGTGACACAATCAAGGCTGGTCATTGATGAGCATTTATCACTCGCCTACTGTTTTATCCAACATCCCGAATCAGACAAGGCCATTGTGCTCAGTAATGGACGGGTGGAAAGTTATCTCAAATACCAAGAAACCCTGTATGACTTTTACCAACAGGGCTATAGCGTTTACGCCATAGATCATATTGGTCAAGGTTTATCTAGCAGACTGACCAGTAACCCTCATAAAGGCCATATTGATCGCTTCAGTCGTTATGTTGATCATCTGCAACTGTTTATCGATACGGTAGTAAAACCAGCAAAACACGCACAGTTATTTTTAGTCGGCCACTCTATGGGCAGCGCCATCGGCACACTGTATCTGCAACGCCACCCTGAGGTGTTTAGCGCTGCGGTATTCTGTGCGCCCATGTACGGGATAAAATTGCCGTTACCACGCCGTTTTATCTTGTGGTTAGCCAAACTTCTGCACCGTTATGATTCAGGCCAAGAACCTAATTACGTGCTTGGCGGTCACAACTACCGCGCCGTTGCCTTTAACAAAAACCAACTGACACATTGCCAAATCCGCTACAACCGCCTGTTGCAGTTGTATCAGCAATATCCGCAAATCCAGCTAGGCTCGCCCACCAATCAATGGTTGCTTGAAAGTCTAATGGCCAGTGAGCACGCCAGACAGATAGCCGCCGCCAACCACACCACACCGTTATTAATTCTACAGGCAGGTAATGACCAAATCGTCGACAATAACGCCCAACAGGGTGCACTCGGCGCGAAGACACAGTTGGTAGTTATCGCGAACGCATACCATGAACTGTTCATCGAAAAAGATGACTATCGCGATGCCGCGTTACAACAGCTGTTCCAGTTTATTGAACAACATACTCGCCACCAGGTATAG